The Eschrichtius robustus isolate mEscRob2 chromosome 16, mEscRob2.pri, whole genome shotgun sequence DNA segment aaaataaagtcCCATTCAACTTTCTTGCTACTACTAACTGTAAAATTTTGGTCCGTGGTCTAAATAGATTCACTTCAAAAGGCGTTTTTTGAGTGTATTCTCAGATAACACAGACTTCCTGTAAATGATTATTATCACAAGGCACTTATTCTTGCTAAAATAGCCCCCTTGTGGCACAGTGCAGATATTTCGACGGCCACCCTATTGGGCCAAAGCGCCCCTGACATCCGGTTCACTCTTGGAGTGCTCTGTCTCGAGACCCTTTCATTTGTCTACAGAGGGATCTCTTTACTGGCCTTTTCCATGGTATTTTCTGTGAGCACTGGCTTCTTTTCTCAGCTGCCACTGTGAGGTGCACCTATCTCCCAACCCCTCCTATCCCTTAGGATGCGGAAGGGAGAGCTGTTTGACTATCTCACAGAGAAGGTGGCCCTCTCAGAAAAGGAAACCAGGTAATGGCTGAGCCTGCAGCCCCTGGGATGagcaggggtggggcggggcggggcagggagaAGCAAAGGAGACTGTGCCTCCCTCAGGTCCATCATGAGGTCTCTGCTGGAAGCAGTGAGCTTTCTCCACGCCAACAACATTGTACACCGAGACCTGAAGCCTGAGAATATTCTCCTAGATGACAATATGCAGATCCGACTTTCAGATTTTGGATTCTCCTGCCACTTGGAACCTGACGAGAAGCTTCGAGGTGAGGGGACCTGGTACCCTGAGAGGCTTGGGAGGGAaagaggctcaggcctggggCTAGTTGGCTGGGTCTGAGAACTGGGTCCCAAGTACCAAGGAAAGGAAGGTCATTGAGCGCTTGCCAGGTCCCCACTGGGTGCAGAGCCTTGTGTGCAAATCAATGTGGGCTTCCTGACCTGGAGGCAGACAAGTGAGCAGATcatggcacacagcaggcaaggGGCCATGCCAGGAAGGAGTACCTGATTCAGCTGTAGGGACCcacagaggaaggggcttggaccTCGGCCTGGGGAGGCTGGGCTTGTCGcaggaggaaaaagagggagCGAGGGATAGCAGGgctcagctgtgcctttggggtCTGGCGGAGGCAGGTCCACAGTGTGCTGCTTAGGTGCTATGAGGAGCCTGGTGTGGCGCGACAGCCCTTCTCACCTGGTGCCCACACATTTGTTGTGACAACCGTTTCTAGTGCAAGTGGAAAACTAAACAAAGTTCAACTGTGAGActcctcagagcctttaatatacTACTTCCTCTCCTTCAGTGGCTCTGCATTGGACTTACTAATAGCTAACATTCACTGGGCACTTATTGTGAGTAAGGCACCACGCTGAGTCTACATGGCTTATTTCTCTAGATCCTCTCAACAGCTCTGAAATAGtatttgtgtctctattttatAAGTGGGCTTAATGAGgtgaggtgacttgcccaaggtcacgtagGTGTGATTTGAACGTGGGCAGTGTGACTCCAGAGTTCATGGTCTTAATCTGTGGACTTACACATCTTCCAGATGCTGTGCTTTGTGTCCCTTTGGGCTGCCACATACACTTCCCTATTCTGAATCATTTCTGCCCCTGCCCACTCCAGCCTCTCCCTTGGCTTGGATAATTCAACTTTTACTTTAAAGCTCTATGTCAGGTTAGAGCCCTTGCTTTTTGCTCTTATATCTCCCCCACTTCATGATACCTGTCTTACTCtgttatttgtttgctttctggTAGGTGGTGAGCTTGGTAAGGGCACATCAAATTCGCCACTGTGTCTAGTGtggtgcttggcacatggtaggcgTTCAGTAAATAGTTTGAGTTGGAATGAATTTCCCAAGAGAAATTCAATTTCTCAATTCAGGCCTGTTAAGATCTCTTGGAAGTGTGCCATGGATCACAGTTTGGAAATTGCTGGGATGGAAGAATTGGTGccagaagaaactaaaaatataggATTAGATCAAGTCATGGAGGGCTCTGTGCTGTAGGGATCTAGACTTGATCCTGAGGCCATGATGGGAAGCCAGGGAAGGGTTTTAAACAAACAATTTACCCAGAATGTGCCTTAAGAAATCCCATATTCCTACTCATTCCCCTTGGTTGAGTGGTGGTTCCACTAACCGCAGTAGAGATTATAGGAGGAGGACTAGATTTGGGCAGAAAGGAATGCAGAAAAgatttaagttttgttttctatgtgtgtatatatgtaaaaacgTGATAAAAAGTTGTGTAAGGAGTGGGTTGGCTGGAGGGTTGGGGGAGGCAAGTGGTACAGTTGGATAGCACCTTGAAGTCAATCTAAAAATCAGGTTTTCCCAGGAAGGCCACCAGGAGCCTTGGTGGGTCCTTGAATTGTTCAGCAGGGCTAGGGTCTAATATCGAGACTTGGCAGAAGGCAGGCAGGAGCAGAATGGGAACACTTGGGGCCCTGGTGGTGTTGAGGCTCCAGCAGAGGTCTGGTGTTAAGGGTCCTTGAGGGGGCTGTGACATCCCATCAATCTCAGGCCTCTCTCCCCAGAGTTGTGTGGGACTCCAGGGTATCTAGCACCAGAGATCCTTAAGTGctccatggatgaaacccaccCAGGCTACGGCAAGGAGGTCGATCTGTGAGTTTCTGGTctaccccttccctcctccttcgtGTAGTGTCCTTCAACACATTCGCTCACCTAGTCCTCCCTGCCTGTGGTCTCTTTCTCAGCTGGGCCTGTGGGGTGATCTTGTTCACACTCCTGGCTGGCTCACCACCATTCTGGCACCGACGCCAGATCCTGATGTTACGCATGATCATGGAGGGCCAGTACCAGTTTAGTTCACCTGAGTGGGATGACCGTTCTGACACTGTGAAAGACCTGGTGAGCTGGGGCCATGAGAGGGCaaggagggaggcccaagagcTGCCCCTCATGCTCTGGCATTTCCCGTAGATCTCGAGGCTGCTGCAGGTGGATCCTGAGGAGCGCCTGACAGCTGAGCAAGCCCTACAGCACCCATTCTTTGAGCGCTGTGAAGGCAGCCAACCCTGGAACCTCACCCCCCGCCAGCGGTTCCGGGTAAGCCTGCGAGTGTCAGGGTCTGGGCCTGCTCCTCTGTCCCATGATTCTTCTTGTGGTGGATGTGCCAGTGGAGCTCACACTGCCCCCTTTCCCAGGTGGCAGTGTGGACAGTGCTGGCTGCTGGACGGGTGGCCTTAAGCACCCACCGTGTACGGCCGCTGACCAAGAGTGCACTGTTGAGGGACCCTTATGCGCTGCGGCCAGTGCGGCGCCTCATTGACAGCTGTGCCTTCCGGCTCTATGGACACTGGGTGAAGAAGGGTGAGCAGCAGAACCGGGCAGCCCTCTTCCAGCAccggcccccagggccttttcccaTGATGGGCCCTGAAGAGGAGGGGGACTCAGCTACTATCACTGAAGACGAGGCCATGCTGGTGCTGGGCTAGTACTTCAGCCCTGAGGAATCCCAGGAAGCAGAACTCTCCAGGAggaggatttttatcattccAGCTCCTCTGGGCTCTGGCCTCAGGCCCCCCCCATGCCTGGCCAGGCCCGCCACTGATCAAACTATCATAGAGACCAGCCCTGTACACCTACCCCCACTGGCCAGGGCTTTGAGATCAGAGCTGAGGTGGAAGAGAGCCACCCAGAGTGCCATGCCTGGCCTTATCCATGCTGCCTGTGCCACGTATGCAATAAAACCTGCTACACGCCAGGGAGAGCCAGCGTCCTGTGTCTGGTGCCTGGCTTcggcagggaagcccagaaggtgCTAAGGAGGGGGGCAGGGTAGGGCCACTTTGGTCCAGGCCTTTATTGGGGAAGACGCTGGGGGTCACTTGGTCTTGTTCTTGCCTTTGCCTGGAGGTAGCTGGAGGGGCCGCTCGAGTGCGGTCAGCTTGCTGCCGAGCCTTTCCTCACTGGCCTTGAGCCGTTCCTCCACCAGTTGTTGGAGCTGCTCCAGTTCCTTGTTCATCTGGGTCTTGATGTAGGCCCGGAGGATGGAGACCTGGCCTGCAGGGGCAGGGAAGAAGGGACGGGTCAGAAGAGATGCCGTCTGGGGCTGAGGGATTGCCCCTAGCCAGGCAAACACAACCTTCCAGGGTGCCCCTGGGAGCTACACTAGTGGCAGTGTTGCTTCAATTCAGGAAATGTCAGCCAGCCCTTCTGTGAGAGAAAGATGGGCAGAGTAGCTATGCTGCTGCATTTTCTGGATTGCTACTTAGTAGCCTTGTGACCTTAGGCAGGTGACTTAACCtatccatgcctcagtttcctctgtgtAAAATGCAGATAGTGATAGCACCTAGCAACTAGGATTGAGAgaggattaaatgggttaatatatgtaaaatgtgggaattccctggcggtccagtggttacaactccacaattccactgcagggggcacgggttcgattcctggtcggggagctaagatcctgcaagccacatggcacaggcaaaaaaaaaaaaaaaaaagtatatatatatatatatatatatgcttaaaaTGGggcctgcctggcacatagtgttgTCAAATGTGTGCTGGCTTTTGTCATTGGGTtggctttttttctaatttttatttatttatttatttatttttggctgtgttgggcctctgttgccgtgcgtgggctttctctagttgtggcgagcgggggccactcttccttgtggtgtgcaggcttctcattgtggtggcttctcttgttgtggagcacaggctctaggcacgcgggcttcagtagttgtggctcacaggctctagagcgcaggctcagtagttgtggcgcacaggcttagttgctccactgcatgtgggatcttcccggaccagggcttgaacccgtgtcccttgcattggcaggtggattcttaaccactgcgccaccagggaagccctattgtcaTTGGTTTTATAATCCTTTTCTGGGATTCCTGCCTCACCCCCAGCAGCTGTGCTTTTATCTGTTTGCCATCTTGGACTTCTGCATAAGGAATCATTTGGAGAAAGGACACCATGACTAAAACAAAAAGTCTGAAGTCCTGATATGGTCTAAACCCTTCATTTcacacttgcccaaagtcacagggaACCCTAACCCCTCCAGGTCCTCACTTGGCTCTGGCTCTGGCTGGACCACTGTTTCCggttcctcctcctctggggTGACTGCCTGCTCCTCCACCTCTTCGCCCTCTTCtttctctgcaagccagaaggcaggaggaggcttcagccccagccccagcgcaGTCCAGCCCTCGCCCCGGCATTCTCCCTTACCCGTCTCATCCTTTGGCCAGAGCTTGGGTGCCTGTAGCCCCACGTAAGTCAAAGATAGATCCAGCCGCacctgggaagagggaggaagacaTCTGCACTGAGGGAAAGGGGGGAGATGAGGGGTGGCCTCTTGTAGTCCATGGCCCAGTACCTGGGGTGTGAAGACGTATTTGTAGAGCTTGAAGTGGCGGAAGTAGGTGTTGACCACGTAATCTGCCAGGGCCAGCAGCTGTTCCTCCTTAAAGAGGTTGATACTGAAAGGGGGCCGCTGTTGGGATGATTGGGAGTTAGAGGACTGACCACCTCCTGAAGCCCTCACCTTTTCTCCAAGCGCCCAGCAATCCAGGAGCAGGAAGAGCCCACTGTGGCCTTCAGAGGAAGATGAGGGTCACGTGTGTAAGACAGGGTGGGAGGCTGGGCTAGACCTTATCTGGGGGGAGAGTGAAACTGACCCTGATTCCATGGCAAAAAAGAACACTGGTGAAGTAGCGGTAACATTCCTCCACGTTGCCCAAGGGGGTTGCTGGGAGGGAAGGCAAGATGTGACAGTGAGTACCCTCCCTGATAATCATTCATTTTAGTCACTCAACAGCTACTTATTGAGCATGAGCTTTAGAAGTAGAAAGATATAGGCAACAAATATTGAGTACCCACTATGCACTGTTCTGGGCACCGAAGCAGACAAGTTCCTGCCCTTAAGAAGCGTATATTCTAGTGGAAGTGACGGACAGTAAACCAAGAAATACATAGTTTAGCCCTCGTTAAACATTCTGTAGCAAATTAGTTCCAGGAGTAAAGCAAGAGCTGTTTTATTGAGCACTGtgcatatatctacatatattatatataatatttctcaGAACAGTTTCCTATGTTAGCGCTGTAGCCttattatagataaggaaatagaGGATTTCAAAGGTGAAATAACTTGGGTGTGATACTGCTGCTAGTGATGACGGAACAAAGATTTCAGGTGCTAATCCTGCTTTTACTTCCCCTGGTCACTTGTGCCAgccttctcctctcccctggACTCAAAGCCTTCGGGGGCCTCCTCTTACCAATACAGGCCTTGTGAAGATCTTGGAGCAGGGCACAAGCCGTTGATGTCTGCTCCAGGGAGAAGCCTTGTTGGCGGCAGAAGATGAGTGCATGGGAGAAGAGGTCCAGGGTGATGGCGTCCCGAAGGCTCTGCGCAGGAGAGCCTAGCCCCAACAGCTCGGCCAGCACCcttggaagggagagaggaaggaatgagTGACAACCGGAGCCTCCCTTCACCGCCCCACACTAGTGTACAACAGGCTTTGGAACCAGGCATTCCTCATGCCTTCccagcccacccacccccaaGCCTTCCCCAAGAGCTAGCTCTTattcccctccctgctccccctgcaTACTCCCTCATCTCCTCAACGTTGGCTGTCTTCTCCAGCCTGTGCATGGAATGGATGTCCAGGTACTTCCTGTCATaggaaaagaggggaaaaggTGTTGGTGGCCATTATGCATTAATCTCATGACAGGGCTATGATGGCTAGAGCATTGGACTGGGAACCAAGAGACCTGAGTTAGAGGTTTGGCCCTTCCACTAAATCGCTGTGTAACCTTAGGCAGGtcacttccctctctgggcctcactttctccatctgtaaatagAGGGTATGGCCAAAATGAACTCTTATGATCCTCTTCATTTCTAAAGCGTAGGGTTAGGAAACTTGAGTTCTGGTCTCTGCCACTCCCTTACTGTATAACTGGTCAAGTCTCCCTCTGTGAACCTCAGTGTCCCCATTTGTACAATGCTCCATAGAGGCGTTGAGACTACATTTACATTCTCAGTCTTTGGCTCCCCTCTTCTCACACTATCTTTGGACTGGGGCAGTAGGAGACCTGACTTAGTCATCTCGGGTAATtgcatctctgggcctcagtctcctcatctgtaaactgaggaTACCGTCGCTGTTGACAGGATTGTGGGGAAGCCCTAAAGGAATAATACAAGTGTGAAGGGTAACTTTCCCCCAAAGCTCTTCACACTCACCATATGCAGATCCGGGGCTGGGGCAGTGGCGGCTGCAGAGAGAAAGCGGATTGGGAGAGGCAGAGCTGTGTTGTTCATGGCCCCTAGTTCTTGAGCCGTTGCGAATCTCTAGCGGGCCTAAGAACGCGCTAACTTGCCTTCTCATCTTAAAGACTAAGCTACGAGCAATGCTGGCGGGCTAGGCTTCAGCGACCCCTAAGTACTATTCATGAACATATTAACAGGGGGAGTCACACACCCCTGTCTCTTCACCAAGGCAGCCCGGGAAACGTCTTGAACGTTAGAAAGCATAACGACGGGTGGCGCCCTGCTGGGGAACCCTTTTATAAACATTCATGAGTGGACCACTCTGTCCAGTCCTCACCGGGAACAAGTTGGCTGCAGGATCTTCATCCGCATTCACCGAAGCCACGGTCCCCGACTCGGTATGCACACCTGTTCCCATCCGCGTGGCCGATTCATCCAATGATCTGAGGTCTTTCTTGGGTTCTCTCCGCAGTTCGTAGTGCTGTTCAAGCTCCGACTGCATTTTCAGTCCCTGGAATTGCCTGGACTTCCGGCGGATCATCTTGTCGCTCCTCTGTGCCGCGGGGCACCACAGGTTCTGTCCTGCCTCGGTTCTGGGACAGTCGGTTCTCCGGCAGCGGCTGCCAAGGCCTGGCCCTCTATCGACGCTTCAGCCAATCTACGCTGCAGAGAGGCCCGGTGCAGCCAATCCGCTGGGGGCGTCTTCCTCCGTCTCAACAGTGACCGTTGCTAAGGGGCTTCTTGGAGCAAGGGCGAAAGCGTACGGCGCTCGCCAATCAGTGAGAAGGGAATGCGCGTGCGTAATAAGCTGCAAGGCCCGCCCCCGTGCCCTCGCTTCAAAGTTGCTATTCTGAGGCAGGCGATGTCATTTGGACTGGAGAGTAGAAGTGTGTTGTCGGTTACCATAGGAACTGTCTACTGGCCAATCACTGAGAGAAAGAGGCGGTGTTCAGAAAGACACCAAACGGGACCCGAAAGGCGGGACAAAGCGCGACCAATAGAAACAGGAAGTGGAGAAGATTTCGCCACATCCGGTACTGCCTGTGGCGCCTGCGCTCTGTGCCGGGGAGGCTAGTGACGTCCAGGGGAGTCCAAGATGGCGGTGCTGGGCTGATTCTGCTACCGGTGAGGGGCCCGGGGCCGGCGGGGCGGGGTCCAGAGGGTGGGTGCGGGGGAGGCTCGGGGCCGCGGAGCTTCGGCCGCTTCCACATCTCTGCTCTCTGTCTTCTGCAGGTGACGGAAGCGTCGCCTTCGCCTGCCTGACGTGCCTCGGGAGAGCCTGTGCCGCTCCTCGCCGCCGCGGCCATGTCCGGGCCCGGCAACAAACGCGCCGCCGGCGATGGGGGCTCGGGGCCCCCAGAGAAGAAGCTGAGTCGCGAGGAGAAGACCACAACCACGCTTATAGAGCCCATTCGTCTTGGGGGCATCTCTTCCACGGTTCGTGGGCTCCCGTTTCAGGCCTCACAGCTTGCCAGAACTCCCATCTCTGTTCTCCGTCCACGTCGTCCAGAACCTTACTCCCAGTTCCCCAGGTTTAGCAAGATCCACTTTTCAGAACACTCTGTTGAAAGAAACCGAGGACACGACGTCTGCCTTCcctttacagataggaaaacagGTTCCCAGAGGGCGTGTGACTTGTCAAAGACTTCAGAGTTAGGAAGAGGCAGAAGCAGAACGTGACCCTCCTCACAACCGAGACGCTTTCTCTGTGGGTGTCTGAGCCTCTTTAAATCCTGTTAGCAGTTACTCTGGGGatactcccctctcccacccattccattttgcttttctttgtctcttgctgtGATTGGGTTCTTGGTCCCTGCTTGACCATCTCCTCGGCCCCTTTGTTTCCTTGGTAGGAGGAGATGGACTTGAAGGTTTTGCAGTTCAAGAATAAGAAACTGGCAGAGCGGTTGGAACAGAGACAGGCTTGTGAAGATGAACTCCGAGAACGAATTGAGAAGTTGGAGAAGCGGCAGGCCACAGATGATGCCACACTCCTCATTGTCAATCGCTACTGGGCCCAGGTGGATGCCCTTCTACTTTCCAAGACCTGGCCTTGATCCAGCTGCCAATCCTCAGACTCCTCTGCTAGGAAAGGAGTATCATGCTGGGAAGCACCTGAGGGATTCATAACATTTTTGGTGCTTTCTCCCTTCAGCTGGATGAAACTGTGGAAGCCCTTCTCCGACACCATGAGAACCAGGGGGACCTGTCTTCAGGGACAGAGGCGCCTGGGACCCAGGAGGGGCCAACACGTGATGAGACCCCTCTCACAGAGCCAGGGACATCGGAGCTGAGGGGTAGGGCCAGAGCCCTGGGATCTGGGAAGCTTAATTAAGTTCTGGGGAAGGTCCTGGAGAGGAGGGGACTTTGACATTAGGCTACTGAGTTCtctgcctacacacacacacacacacacacacacacacacacacacacaaattgatttcatatctggGCAGCAAAGGGCAGTGGGTAAGAACACACGTTTTGGAATCTGAGTGACATGGTTAAGAGTGCAATTCATGTTTTGATACTCAGTTCAAAAAAGTATTAAACGTTGACTGTGTAGTTGACGTTGTTGTAGCTTTGGAGgagacaaacaaaataaaaaagaaatacttaccGCCCCAACCATTAGGGAGAAAGTGAttataaaccaaaagaaaaaagtatagggGTCTCTGAATGGGAATTAGTGTGTGTGCACATAGTTTAGCTTGGGAAGGCAGAGAAGaccttccctgaggaagtgattTGGTAGCTCTCTGGCTTTGAGGAAATTACCTCACTGAACTGTAGTTATTTCACTTTTAAGACGGGGATAACATAGTATTACAGGTGTTGGTTATGTTGACTCAGTGAGCCATAGAGAGTTGAAGGAGGCGATCTGAAACTTGGTACAGAGTGGTGGTAACTGTTACCATTATCCTCATGAGGGTCTGTCCGTCCCTCCCAGAGCCCCTGCCAATGCAGCTGCGGCCACCTCTCAGTGAGCCAGCCTTGGCTTTTGTGGTGGCCCTGGGTGCGAGCAGTAGTGAGGAGGTGGAGCTGCAGCTGCAGGGCCGCATGGAATTCTCCAAGGCAGCTGTGTCCCGTGTCGTGGAGGCCTCCGACCGCCTACAGCGCCAGGTGGAGGAACTCTGTCAGCGAGTATACAGCCGAGGTTAGTTCTTTGTGCCCCCACCCCAGAGGTGTCCAACTCCATTTGCATCTTTATGGTATCCCCTCCTCAGTGCTTCTGGCCCAGAGGCAGCCACAGTTCCGCAAGGAATAAATCAGCCATGTTTTCAGGGGAAGGGTTAGGCTTGATGGTGGCTCTCGCTTTGATTCCTGGAGCTGAGCTCTAGAGAGATGGGTGGGAGGAGTTGTTGGTGCTGGGGGAGCCTCCCCCTTGTGGCTGGAGACCTCTTGGGAGCATTGTGCACAAATCTTGGCGGCAGTTGCTGATCCATGAGGCATAGCAGCAAGTGCCCAGGCTTTGCAGGCAGACTGACTTCTCCCAGCCTTAGTTCTGTCAGTCCAGCCTGGGCGTTCTGAGCAGATGGCTCTCCTCTCTGAGCTGGTTTCCTCCTTTGTGCAGTGGGGACAAAGACTCCTGGCTTTGTCATGAGAAAATGGCAAGACAGCTGGTGGATCACACTGGGCACATAGCAGACTCCAGAATGAGTTAGTACTTTGACCCATTGCCCTGGACTTGGCTCTTACCCGAGCCCTGCCTTCCCAGGGGACAGTGAGCCCCCCAGTGAGGCGGCTCGGGCACGCACCCGGGAGCTGGGCCGTGAGAACCGACGACTACAGGACTTGGCCACCCAGCTACAGGAGAAGCACCACCGCATCTCGTTGGAGGTGGGAGTTGGGCTTTTAGGGTGGGATTAGAACCAGGGCAGGGTTTGGATTAGATGGGCACCCGAGGATCTCAGGGAGCCGGGTCTCTTATCTAAGCACCTATCCCCTTCCTTGTCCCCAGTACTCTGAGCTCCAGGATAAAGTGACATCTGCAGAGACCAAAGTGCTGGAGATGGAGACGACAGTAGAAGACCTGCAGTGGGACATTGAGAAGTTGCGGAAGCGTGAGCAAAAGCTCAATAAGCACCTAGCGGAGGCCTTGGAGCAGGTAGGGTCAGACACTGGGTCAGATGGAGCCAGAGCAGGGTACTTGGGGCCCTCGCTTCTCTCCTCCACACCCGtctgttcctctgtcttctctccaCAGCTCAACTCTGGCTACTATGTATCTGGGAGCTCCTCAGGCTTTCATGGGGGCCAGATCACACTCAGCATGCAGAAGGTGAGCAGCAGCATTCTTCCTAGTCCCTCCCACAACCTTTTCTCTACCCTACCCGTGAACGTCCCCTCAGAATTAAGGACAGACGTCCAACTGTGGTCTCGGAGGTCTTTCCCCGTTGCTCACAGTgctctttatttcattctttcatatgtgtATTCAGTAAATAATTGCTGAACACTAAGTGCCAGGTACTGTATAGGAAGCAGGCATTTTGGAGAACGAAACAGGAATTAAACCTTTCAGGGAGCTTAAGTTCTAGTTTGGGTAACTGACAATTAGGTAAGGTCGTACATTAGCTGGTTAAAAGTACCACTTAGAAAAGAGATGTTGGGGTATGTTGGAGTCAACTGGCATTCTCAGTTGTGTAGCTGAGAAAGGGCCTTGCTGCCGCTGTCTCATTCCTTGTCCTGCTTTTGCTCTCTCAATTCTTGGTCGTTGCACACTTTTTTGGTGCTGCAGGGTCACTGGGCCCTGTCTCCCCTTGCTCAGCTTGCTCTTCAGGtcttccaggaaggcttccctgagccCCTGTCAGTTACAAGCCTTGCTTCCCAGCACTGATCAGACAGTACTGAGTTTTCTCCTACTTGCCGGGGAGCCCTTAGGAAAGTGCCTGGGTCCGGCTTGTCCCTGGGCCTTCAGAATACATCACTGCTCTGCAGAGGGGAGCTTGGGTAGGGCATATGGTGGGGCTATGAGGGAAGCATGCATCCTGGCCTGGCCCTTCCCACTCCACAGTTTGAGATGCTGAATGCGGAGTTGGAGGAAAACCAGGAATTGGCCAATAGCCGCATGGCAGAGCTGGAGAAGCTGCAGGCCGAACTTCAGGGGGCTGTGCGGACCAATGAGCGCCTCAAGGTGAGCTGTGTTTGGGGCTGGGAAGGTACTGAGCCTACACGGTAGGAGCTGGCTCTGAAACCTTTTGCTGATTGCCATTGGACATCCCTACCCCTAGGTAGCCCTGCGGAGCCTTCCTGAGGAGGTGGTACGGGAGACAGGGGAATACCGAATGCTGCAGGCGCAGTTCTCACTGCTCTACAATGAGTCTCTGCAAGTGAAGACCCAGCTGGACGAGGCCCGTGGGCTGCTGCTGGCCACCAAGAATTCCCACCTGAGGCACATTGAGCACATGGAGGTATGCCCTTGGAACAGGGGCCGGGGACAGGGGTAAAGACCAGACCCTTAGGGTCAGGTTGTTCCTGGGTCAAGGGTGTCAGAGGCCCTATGTGCCTGCCAGAGGTCCCTTGGGAGTAAATTCTTCCTGAGCTGCTGAGGCCTGAGGTAGGGGGGGCTTGCCGGTAGCTAAGGGGTTGTGTGGGTCCTTAATGCCTCAACCCACAGAGTGATGAGCTGGGGCTGCAGAAGAAGCTGCGCACAGAGGTTATCCAGCTGGAGGATACGCTGGCCCAGGTACGCAAGGAGTACGAGATGCTGCGCATCGAGTTTGAACAGAACCTGGCGGCCAACGAGCAGGCGGGTATGTGGTGAGGACAGGGTTGAGGTGGGGCCTTATCTGGGATTGCTGGCCCCTGGTGTGGCCAGATGCTTATCCAGATGTAGGAGGTTAAGTCCTTTCTTCTCTCAGAGCCTCGTCTCTCTGTGGAAAATGGGGACCACACCACCTGGCTCAAAGGCGCAGTGAGGCTTACAGCCAGATGAGGTGGCTCGTGGAGCAGACTCAGCCAGAACGGGAGCTCTCACCCTCATCCATGCTTCTCTGGCCTTATGGTGCCTCTCTGAGATACTAATTCATTTTTCACAgatttattgaacattttctaTGATCCAGGCTCAGTTCTAGGCTTTGGGATGATACCAGTGAACAAAACACGACTAATCCTTGTTGTGGAGCAGTGTTATAGTGAGGGAAGACAGacaacaaaggaggaaaaaattaaCGTGTGTATTAGGTTGTGACAAATAtaccaagaaaaataaagcagggagggAAGACAGGAAGTATTATGAGAAATGCCAGGGAAATGTAACTAAGAAGAtgatatttgtttaaaaagttaaaagaagtgGACTAACTTACTTTTGTGAATTTACAGTTAGTTATGTGTTCCTTCGAGAGGAAATTT contains these protein-coding regions:
- the PHKG2 gene encoding phosphorylase b kinase gamma catalytic chain, liver/testis isoform isoform X1 → MTLDVGPEDELPDWAAAKEFYQKYDPKDVIGRGVSSVVRRCVHRVTGREFAVKIMEVTAERLSPEQLEEVREATRRETHILRQVAGHPHIITLIDSYESSSFMFLVFDLMRKGELFDYLTEKVALSEKETRSIMRSLLEAVSFLHANNIVHRDLKPENILLDDNMQIRLSDFGFSCHLEPDEKLRELCGTPGYLAPEILKCSMDETHPGYGKEVDLWACGVILFTLLAGSPPFWHRRQILMLRMIMEGQYQFSSPEWDDRSDTVKDLISRLLQVDPEERLTAEQALQHPFFERCEGSQPWNLTPRQRFRVAVWTVLAAGRVALSTHRVRPLTKSALLRDPYALRPVRRLIDSCAFRLYGHWVKKGEQQNRAALFQHRPPGPFPMMGPEEEGDSATITEDEAMLVLG
- the PHKG2 gene encoding phosphorylase b kinase gamma catalytic chain, liver/testis isoform isoform X2, producing MTLDVGPEDELPDWAAAKEFYQKYDPKDVIGRGVSSVVRRCVHRVTGREFAVKIMEVTAERLSPEQLEEVREATRRETHILRQVAGHPHIITLIDSYESSSFMFLVFDLSIMRSLLEAVSFLHANNIVHRDLKPENILLDDNMQIRLSDFGFSCHLEPDEKLRELCGTPGYLAPEILKCSMDETHPGYGKEVDLWACGVILFTLLAGSPPFWHRRQILMLRMIMEGQYQFSSPEWDDRSDTVKDLISRLLQVDPEERLTAEQALQHPFFERCEGSQPWNLTPRQRFRVAVWTVLAAGRVALSTHRVRPLTKSALLRDPYALRPVRRLIDSCAFRLYGHWVKKGEQQNRAALFQHRPPGPFPMMGPEEEGDSATITEDEAMLVLG
- the CFAP119 gene encoding cilia- and flagella-associated protein 119 isoform X3 translates to MIRRKSRQFQGLKMQSELEQHYELRREPKKDLRSLDESATRMGTGVHTESGTVASVNADEDPAANLFPPPLPQPRICIWKYLDIHSMHRLEKTANVEEMREVLAELLGLGSPAQSLRDAITLDLFSHALIFCRQQGFSLEQTSTACALLQDLHKACIATPLGNVEECYRYFTSVLFCHGIRRPPFSINLFKEEQLLALADYVVNTYFRHFKLYKYVFTPQVRLDLSLTYVGLQAPKLWPKDETEKEEGEEVEEQAVTPEEEEPETVVQPEPEPSQVSILRAYIKTQMNKELEQLQQLVEERLKASEERLGSKLTALERPLQLPPGKGKNKTK
- the CFAP119 gene encoding cilia- and flagella-associated protein 119 isoform X2 gives rise to the protein MIRRKSRQFQGLKMQSELEQHYELRREPKKDLRSLDESATRMGTGVHTESGTVASVNADEDPAANLFPPPLPQPRICIWKYLDIHSMHRLEKTANVEEMREVLAELLGLGSPAQSLRDAITLDLFSHALIFCRQQGFSLEQTSTACALLQDLHKACIATPLGNVEECYRYFTSVLFCHGIRRPPFSINLFKEEQLLALADYVVNTYFRHFKLYKYVFTPQVLGHGLQEATPHLPPFPQCRCLPPSSQVRLDLSLTYVGLQAPKLWPKDETEKEEGEEVEEQAVTPEEEEPETVVQPEPEPSQVSILRAYIKTQMNKELEQLQQLVEERLKASEERLGSKLTALERPLQLPPGKGKNKTK
- the CFAP119 gene encoding cilia- and flagella-associated protein 119 isoform X1 — its product is MIRRKSRQFQGLKMQSELEQHYELRREPKKDLRSLDESATRMGTGVHTESGTVASVNADEDPAANLFPPPLPQPRICIWKYLDIHSMHRLEKTANVEEMREVLAELLGLGSPAQSLRDAITLDLFSHALIFCRQQGFSLEQTSTACALLQDLHKACIATPLGNVEECYRYFTSVLFCHGIRRPPFSINLFKEEQLLALADYVVNTYFRHFKLYKYVFTPQVLGHGLQEATPHLPPFPQCRCLPPSSQVRLDLSLTYVGLQAPKLWPKDETGKGECRGEGWTALGLGLKPPPAFWLAEKEEGEEVEEQAVTPEEEEPETVVQPEPEPSQVSILRAYIKTQMNKELEQLQQLVEERLKASEERLGSKLTALERPLQLPPGKGKNKTK